A window from Deltaproteobacteria bacterium encodes these proteins:
- a CDS encoding FtsQ-type POTRA domain-containing protein codes for MTRIAAAVLAVLALAPRAAAADKIKEIVVEENTKTSDETVLLIADVEPGDEFSYQLLDEIRVRLVSSELFKSVEVFSEPVPGGVRITILARDKHSWIVAPTFYNQPGNRGGGVGFAEANLFGENKKLLLYGQIATADSFFIGGYVDPSIAGTRFRWQVDTFLRWEDVTEYSIPSGVTDSSIRPVRTSRMRYLNGGVKLGFSLFRAFTFDARLRGAHVKWYDATLEPGVTCADVVHPDDTSAEAMRCDDGPARRAPTPGDTGFDVSTEYILQLDRRANWYGIRTGNRYRLSYERAEPSLGSDFDYWYAGFSGFFGSRGHLFDDDNLIVKASFGIGKDMPMQHEYTSGGVDLRGFRNREFRGDFKVKGTIEYSVPLVTFWSLSWRALAFWDSAYTDFLDRDIQKDTFRRYLPDPADHFAPWRNGIGGGIRVYFRSVVVPLLGFDVGYGLPGGEIRTYFAVGLTEL; via the coding sequence ATGACTCGAATCGCCGCCGCCGTCCTCGCCGTGCTGGCGCTCGCTCCGCGCGCAGCCGCAGCCGACAAAATCAAAGAGATCGTCGTCGAAGAAAACACCAAGACGAGCGACGAGACCGTGCTGCTCATCGCCGACGTCGAACCCGGCGACGAGTTTTCGTACCAGTTGCTCGACGAGATCCGCGTGCGGCTGGTGTCGAGCGAGCTGTTCAAGTCCGTGGAGGTCTTTTCGGAGCCCGTCCCCGGCGGCGTTCGAATCACGATCCTCGCGCGGGACAAGCACAGCTGGATCGTCGCGCCGACGTTCTACAACCAGCCCGGTAACCGAGGTGGCGGCGTCGGGTTCGCCGAGGCGAACCTGTTCGGCGAAAACAAGAAGCTGCTGCTGTACGGCCAGATCGCGACGGCCGACTCGTTCTTCATCGGCGGTTACGTCGACCCGTCGATCGCCGGCACGAGGTTTCGCTGGCAGGTCGATACGTTCCTGCGGTGGGAAGACGTGACCGAGTACAGCATCCCGAGCGGGGTGACCGATTCTTCGATTCGCCCGGTGCGCACGTCGCGGATGCGCTACCTCAACGGGGGCGTCAAGCTCGGGTTCAGTTTGTTTCGCGCGTTCACCTTCGACGCACGGCTGCGCGGCGCCCACGTCAAGTGGTACGACGCGACTCTCGAGCCGGGCGTCACGTGTGCCGACGTGGTTCACCCGGACGACACGAGCGCCGAGGCAATGCGCTGCGACGATGGACCCGCGCGGCGTGCGCCGACGCCGGGCGATACCGGGTTCGACGTGTCGACCGAATACATCCTTCAGCTCGACCGCCGCGCCAACTGGTACGGCATTCGTACCGGCAACCGATACCGGCTGAGCTACGAGCGAGCCGAGCCGTCGCTGGGGTCGGACTTCGACTATTGGTACGCCGGGTTTAGCGGCTTCTTCGGCAGCCGCGGCCACCTGTTCGACGACGACAATCTGATCGTGAAGGCGAGCTTTGGCATCGGCAAGGACATGCCGATGCAACACGAGTACACCTCCGGTGGCGTCGACCTGCGCGGATTTCGCAACCGCGAGTTCCGCGGCGACTTCAAGGTCAAGGGAACGATTGAATACTCCGTGCCGCTCGTGACGTTCTGGTCGCTGTCGTGGCGCGCGCTCGCGTTTTGGGACTCGGCCTACACCGACTTCCTCGACCGCGACATCCAAAAGGATACGTTCCGCCGCTATCTGCCGGATCCGGCCGACCACTTCGCGCCGTGGCGCAACGGCATCGGCGGCGGCATTCGCGTCTACTTCCGCTCGGTGGTCGTGCCCCTGCTCGGGTTCGATGTGGGGTATGGTCTGCCGGGCGGTGAGATACGAACGTACTTCGCAGTGGGGCTCACGGAGCTGTAG
- a CDS encoding PDZ domain-containing protein, translating into MSGRCRWIAVALALAACAGDGLRVEGEPGQETAIAVVVDTPRVRATVEGAGEGTFLVDTGAPFSVADVDSFPQLAPGVHRVDLAAFGLRFADYELLAYDALGGAPIDGLIGADLLCALPAVFDYRGGRAWLLDEPPATWPADVAAAEPIWVDVAVRGGGTYSAIGCPACGTVDRPPTRVIARVVIEGMPVAALVDTGASSLTLSEDLVARLGDGGRPRLDGVTVDTAQGPLPAYLTRVGRVEVSAATRTSVPALVIPGWDAFAALSAEAGERVDAIVGGSLLRYFAFGIDCAGRRIALGAYADTPHVDPREFIGPGFELAGGPGQWQIALVYPATDAAAKGLQVGDRVTELGGESLADADAAEIDAIVAAVDVGEPIAVTIDRAGSLETIDVLVEDLLPDFTTP; encoded by the coding sequence GTGTCGGGCCGGTGCCGATGGATCGCAGTGGCGCTCGCACTGGCCGCGTGCGCCGGCGACGGCCTGCGGGTCGAAGGCGAGCCAGGCCAGGAGACCGCGATCGCCGTGGTGGTCGATACGCCGCGGGTGCGCGCAACGGTCGAGGGCGCCGGCGAGGGGACGTTCCTGGTCGATACGGGGGCGCCGTTCTCTGTCGCCGACGTCGACTCGTTTCCGCAGCTGGCGCCCGGCGTCCACCGGGTGGATCTGGCCGCGTTCGGGCTGCGGTTCGCCGACTACGAGCTGCTCGCGTACGATGCGCTCGGCGGCGCGCCGATCGACGGGCTGATCGGCGCCGACCTGCTGTGCGCGTTGCCCGCCGTGTTCGACTACCGCGGCGGGCGGGCGTGGCTGCTGGACGAGCCACCTGCGACGTGGCCGGCGGATGTCGCGGCGGCGGAGCCGATCTGGGTCGACGTCGCGGTGCGCGGCGGCGGCACCTACTCGGCGATCGGTTGCCCGGCGTGCGGCACGGTCGATCGCCCACCGACGCGCGTGATCGCCCGAGTCGTCATCGAGGGGATGCCGGTGGCGGCGCTCGTCGACACCGGGGCGAGTTCGCTCACGTTGTCGGAGGACCTGGTCGCGCGGCTCGGCGACGGCGGGCGACCTCGGCTCGACGGTGTGACGGTGGACACGGCGCAAGGGCCGCTGCCGGCCTACCTTACCCGGGTAGGCCGCGTGGAGGTTTCCGCTGCAACTCGCACCAGCGTGCCCGCGCTGGTCATCCCGGGGTGGGATGCGTTCGCCGCGCTGTCGGCCGAGGCGGGCGAGCGCGTCGACGCGATCGTCGGAGGGTCGCTGCTGCGCTATTTCGCGTTTGGAATCGACTGTGCGGGGCGCCGCATCGCCCTGGGCGCGTACGCGGACACGCCGCACGTCGACCCGCGCGAGTTCATCGGACCCGGCTTCGAACTGGCCGGCGGCCCCGGCCAGTGGCAGATCGCACTCGTCTACCCTGCGACGGACGCGGCCGCCAAGGGACTGCAGGTCGGAGACCGGGTGACGGAGCTCGGCGGCGAGTCGCTGGCGGACGCCGACGCCGCCGAGATCGACGCGATCGTGGCCGCGGTGGACGTCGGCGAGCCGATCGCCGTGACGATCGACCGCGCGGGATCACTGGAAACGATCGACGTGCTCGTGGAAGACTTGTTGCCGGACTTCACTACGCCATGA
- a CDS encoding cystathionine gamma-synthase, translated as MTRRDEAGFGTRAVHAGQSPDPTTGAVMTPVYLTSTYAQESPGRHKGFEYSRTHNPTRFALEANIAALEGGKHGLAFASGLAATSTVLQLLSAGDHVIATDDMYGGTYRLFDKVYRRFGLEFTYVDPRGGGPAVQAALRPNTRLVWIETPTNPMLKLCDIAQVAEVCRARDVLLAVDNTFMTPYFQRPLELGADLVAHSTTKYLNGHSDVVGGVLVTDRDDLHERLAFLQNAVGAVPSPMDSFLVLRGTKTLHVRMQRHADNAGALAEWLSRHPQVKRVVYPGLPSHPQHELARRQMRGFGGMISFDLAGDLAAARRFLEACELFACAESLGGVESLIEHPAIMTHASVPPERRRELGIDDGFIRLSVGIEDLDDLRADLERAFRAAAT; from the coding sequence ATGACCCGACGAGACGAAGCCGGTTTCGGTACGCGCGCCGTGCACGCGGGGCAGTCGCCCGATCCGACGACGGGCGCCGTCATGACGCCGGTGTACCTCACGTCCACCTACGCGCAGGAGAGCCCGGGCCGCCACAAAGGGTTCGAGTACTCACGCACGCACAACCCGACGCGGTTCGCGCTCGAGGCCAACATCGCCGCCCTCGAGGGCGGCAAGCACGGCCTCGCGTTCGCATCGGGCCTCGCCGCCACATCGACCGTGCTGCAGCTGCTGTCGGCCGGCGACCACGTGATCGCGACGGACGACATGTACGGCGGCACCTATCGGCTGTTCGACAAGGTCTACCGGCGGTTCGGCCTCGAGTTTACCTACGTCGATCCGCGCGGCGGCGGGCCGGCGGTCCAGGCGGCGCTGCGCCCGAACACACGCCTCGTGTGGATCGAGACGCCGACCAACCCGATGCTCAAGCTGTGCGACATCGCGCAGGTCGCCGAGGTGTGTCGCGCGCGGGACGTGTTGCTCGCCGTCGACAACACGTTCATGACGCCTTACTTTCAGCGGCCGCTCGAACTCGGAGCCGACCTCGTCGCGCACTCGACGACCAAGTACCTCAACGGCCACTCGGACGTGGTCGGCGGCGTGCTCGTGACCGACAGGGACGACCTGCACGAGCGCCTCGCGTTCCTGCAGAACGCGGTCGGCGCCGTGCCGTCGCCGATGGACAGCTTCCTGGTGCTGCGCGGCACCAAGACGCTGCACGTGCGCATGCAGCGCCACGCCGACAACGCGGGCGCATTGGCCGAGTGGCTGTCGCGCCATCCCCAGGTCAAGCGTGTGGTGTACCCCGGCCTGCCGTCGCACCCGCAGCACGAACTCGCGCGCCGGCAGATGCGCGGCTTCGGCGGGATGATCAGCTTCGACCTCGCCGGCGACCTTGCGGCGGCGCGCCGGTTCCTCGAGGCGTGCGAGCTGTTCGCGTGCGCCGAGTCGCTAGGCGGCGTCGAGTCTCTGATCGAGCACCCGGCGATCATGACTCATGCGAGCGTGCCGCCCGAGCGCCGCCGCGAACTGGGCATCGACGACGGGTTCATCCGCCTGTCGGTCGGCATCGAGGACCTGGACGACCTGCGCGCCGACCTCGAGCGCGCGTTCCGCGCCGCAGCCACCTAG
- a CDS encoding RNA polymerase sigma factor, translating into MVSKAAEAFRPLIDRHCRTLYNFAFRMTLDAARAASAVEEVFLRAYVGRDDLPDEDRVEAWLLRIAGHVLEKRLPRSPEVTFDMLDETLRSEATRTDAVRSLSDPQRDFLLWELKQGCMTAVMNCLPPGERAAFALDAVLGVGAAEAAKILGVSSSAYKVRLSRARKKIADYLAPRCEHIDPLNPCRCPARVGIALHKGFIRTSGEVNLRAKPVPFGRYGAGPDREDAPLRDVQAVYRNLPPPEPPPDLCERMVAALESGAWDAIAAKKASR; encoded by the coding sequence GTGGTGTCCAAGGCTGCCGAGGCGTTCCGTCCCCTCATCGACCGGCACTGCCGCACCCTGTACAACTTTGCCTTCCGCATGACCCTCGACGCCGCGCGGGCGGCCAGCGCGGTCGAGGAGGTGTTCCTGCGCGCCTACGTCGGTCGCGATGACCTGCCGGACGAGGACCGCGTCGAGGCGTGGCTGCTGCGCATCGCCGGCCACGTGCTCGAAAAGCGCCTGCCGCGATCGCCGGAGGTCACGTTCGACATGCTCGACGAGACCTTGCGCAGCGAGGCGACGCGCACCGACGCTGTGCGGTCGCTCAGCGATCCGCAGCGCGACTTCTTGTTGTGGGAGCTCAAGCAGGGCTGCATGACCGCGGTCATGAACTGCCTACCTCCCGGCGAGCGGGCGGCATTTGCGCTCGACGCGGTGCTCGGTGTCGGCGCCGCGGAGGCGGCCAAGATTCTCGGCGTGTCCTCCAGCGCCTACAAGGTGCGGCTGTCGCGTGCGCGCAAGAAGATCGCCGACTACCTCGCCCCGCGGTGCGAGCACATCGATCCTCTCAATCCGTGCCGGTGCCCCGCGCGCGTCGGGATTGCGCTCCACAAAGGGTTCATCCGCACGTCCGGCGAGGTGAACCTGCGCGCCAAGCCGGTGCCGTTCGGCCGGTACGGCGCGGGCCCCGACCGCGAGGACGCGCCGCTTCGCGACGTCCAGGCCGTCTACCGCAACCTGCCGCCGCCGGAGCCGCCCCCCGACCTGTGCGAGCGCATGGTCGCCGCGCTCGAGTCGGGCGCGTGGGACGCGATCGCGGCGAAGAAGGCGTCCCGCTAG